In Alcaligenes faecalis, the sequence GGTTTGCAAGTGCGCAAGCTCCAGGAAGAGGATATGGCCGTCTATCTGATAGGCGACCAGATGAAAACACTGGAAGACGGCACCCTGCGCCTGGAAGGCGGTGCCCAGGTTCGGCGCATTGATTCCGTCGTCAAAGGCGACCGGATCGACTATCAGGAAAAAACCGGCCAGGTGGAAGTGCGTGGCAACGGCCTGATCATGCGTGATGGCGCCTTGGTGCGCAGCCCGGAGTTTGATTACAACCTGGACGCGGATACGGGGCGCATGTCGTCCCCGGAGTTCTGGCTGGGGGCTACCGGCGGCAGCGGTACAGCGACGCAGGCTGATATTTTCAGCTCCAATCATATGCGCCTGTCCGATGTGAATTACTCGGGCTGCCCGTGTCCTGAACCTGCCTGGTATATCCAGTCGCCCAAGGTTGATCTGTATTCCAAGGAAAACGAAGGGGTGGCGCGTAATGGCGTCCTGTACTTCAAGGGCGTGCCCCTGTTGTATTCCCCCTACTTGACCTTCCCGCTGCGCAAAGAGCGCAAGTCGGGTTTCCTTTTGCCTACTTACGGCATGACGACGCGTGGTGGTATAGACCTGAGCGTGCCGTACTACCTGAACCTGGCCCCCAATTACGATGCCACCCTGACGCCACGCTTCATGGGCAAGCGCGGTGCCATGCTGGGTGGTGAGTTCCGTTATCTGGGTGACAGCTTCTCCGGAGAACTGACCGGTAATTACCTGCCTGATGACAAGGAACTGGGCTACAAGCGTTGGCTGTTCATGGGGCAATATCGCCAGAGCCTGCCTGCCAGCTTCTACTTGAATGCGGATATCCGTCGAGCATCAGATGACGATTACTTCCGTGACTTCAGCAGCTTTGGATTAAACGATTCCACCATTCAGGATCTGGCCAGCACCGTCAGCCTTGGATGGGGCGGTTCCAAGTATTTCCGTGCCTCTGTCAGCGCGACTCGCTATCAGACTTTGCAGGATGCCAGCGCCGGATATCGTCAGCCACAGTACGACAAGTTGCCTGAGTGGTATCTGGGTGCCTCGCGCTATAACTGGGGCGGCTTTGATGTAGTCAGCGATAACTACGCCACTCGTTTCCGCATGCCGTTTTACAGCGGTAATCTGGATACATTCGACAAGATGCGTTATACGCGTCAGGCTCCGGATGGCACGCGTTTCTCGTCGTATACCACGGTGGCTTATCCCATCATTCGTCCGGGCTGGTACGTCACACCTAAAGCAGGGTTGCACATGAGCCAGTACCAGATGGACTGGTATGCGGGTGATCCAGTGATGGATGCCAGATATGCCGGTCGTTCCCGTACGCAAAGTCGCGTTTTGCCTATCCTGTCCCTGGATACCGGCATGACTTTCGAGCGCGAAACGACTTTGTTTGGCAATGACTCCATCCAGACGCTGGAGCCACGTGTTTACTATCTGTACGTGCCCTATCGGGACCAGTCGTCTTTGCCCCTGTTTGACACCAGTCTGGCCAGTTTCAACTTTGCCCAGGCCTTTAGCGAAAACATTTTCTCCGGTGGCTGGGACCGTATTTCCAATGCGAACCAGGTTACCGTGGGCCTGACTTCCCGCTGGCTGGATGCCGACACCGGCTACGAGCGTCTGGTTCTGCAGGCTGCTCAGCGCTTGTACTTCGATAAGCAAACTGTCACGCTAAGCGACGAACAAGCCCGTACCAGCACCCGTTCGGACTATTTGGTCGGCGCCAGTGCAGCCCTGACCAATACGTTCTCGGTCAATTTCGATGCGCAATTCAATCCGGATGAAAAGCGCCGCAATCGTCTGGCCTCCGGTATTCGTTGGCGTCCTAAACGCCTGGCAACACTGGGTGTGAACTATCGTTATGAACGTGACCCCCGTCAGGTTGTGGAACCCACCTTCACGCCGCCCGAGGATGATCACCGAGGCAAAGAATACGTTTCCATGACAGGCCAATGGCCCTTGACCAACAAGTTGTATGCTGTGGGACGTTACGATTACTCCATCCAGGAAAGCCGCGGAACACAAACCGTGATGGGCTTGGAGTACAAAGGTGACTGTTGCTGGGCGGCTCGTGTGGTGATGCAGCGCTATGCGGTTTCGGCTAGTGAAACCAATAAGGCCCTGTTCTTCCAGCTGGAGCTCTCCGGTCTGGGCGGGATTGGTAACGACCCTATCAAAATGCTGCGTGATCGCGTGATTGGTTATGAAACCGTCTCGGACCCCGTACAGGAAAAAATGATTCATGAGAGGTATGAATAATATGCGTTTCAGCTTGAAAAACCGTACCCTGTCATTGGCCATGATGGCCGTAATGGGTCTGGGCACGGCCCAAATGGCTCAGGCGCAGTCCAAGCC encodes:
- a CDS encoding LPS-assembly protein LptD: MQDTTGGAVLVRVAAWYIVLMMTGMGVAQAQSSVRPSLKTSPGLQVRKLQEEDMAVYLIGDQMKTLEDGTLRLEGGAQVRRIDSVVKGDRIDYQEKTGQVEVRGNGLIMRDGALVRSPEFDYNLDADTGRMSSPEFWLGATGGSGTATQADIFSSNHMRLSDVNYSGCPCPEPAWYIQSPKVDLYSKENEGVARNGVLYFKGVPLLYSPYLTFPLRKERKSGFLLPTYGMTTRGGIDLSVPYYLNLAPNYDATLTPRFMGKRGAMLGGEFRYLGDSFSGELTGNYLPDDKELGYKRWLFMGQYRQSLPASFYLNADIRRASDDDYFRDFSSFGLNDSTIQDLASTVSLGWGGSKYFRASVSATRYQTLQDASAGYRQPQYDKLPEWYLGASRYNWGGFDVVSDNYATRFRMPFYSGNLDTFDKMRYTRQAPDGTRFSSYTTVAYPIIRPGWYVTPKAGLHMSQYQMDWYAGDPVMDARYAGRSRTQSRVLPILSLDTGMTFERETTLFGNDSIQTLEPRVYYLYVPYRDQSSLPLFDTSLASFNFAQAFSENIFSGGWDRISNANQVTVGLTSRWLDADTGYERLVLQAAQRLYFDKQTVTLSDEQARTSTRSDYLVGASAALTNTFSVNFDAQFNPDEKRRNRLASGIRWRPKRLATLGVNYRYERDPRQVVEPTFTPPEDDHRGKEYVSMTGQWPLTNKLYAVGRYDYSIQESRGTQTVMGLEYKGDCCWAARVVMQRYAVSASETNKALFFQLELSGLGGIGNDPIKMLRDRVIGYETVSDPVQEKMIHERYE